GTGGCTGCATCCGGCACCCAGGTCACGAAGATGTCCGATTCGAGCTCATTGGCCTTTTCAGTTGACCAAGGGAGGAAGAACTCCTTGGAACCCTTGGACTTCTCCTCCACGATCGGGGCCAGCTTCATGCCGATCTCGTTGAGGAAGCGGGGGCGGTTGTCCATGGCGGTGTAGACGTTGACGCCGTCGCCCTTGGCCGGCTCGAGGTTGCCGTAGATGAAGCTCTTGCCGGCGAGCTGCGGGTACTCGGCAACCTTGTCCTTAATGGCGGCCTCGGTGTCGGAAATCAGCCTGGTTGCCTCGGCGTCCTTGCCGAGTGCCTTGCCGATGATGGAGGTGGAGTCCTGCCAGGAGGTTCCGTACGCGATTTCCGGATGGGCCACAACCGGGGCGATCTCGCTCAGTTTCTTGTAGTCCTCCTCGGTGAGGCCGGAGTACGCGGCCAGGATGACGTCCGGGGTGAGCTTGGCGATCTCGGTGAAGTTGATGCCGTCCGCCTCGGAGTACTGGACCGGGGCCTTGTCCGAGCCGAAGCCTGCGCCGAGGTCCTCCAGGGCTGCGTCCTTCCAGGGCGTGGAGCCCTGCTCGTTGCCGCCCCATTCGTTCTTGGGAACGCCCACCGGGACAACGCCCAGGGCAATGGCCACATCGTCATTGACCCAGGAAACGGTAGCTACCCGGGTGGGCTGCTTCTCGATGGTGGTCTTGCCGTACACGTGCTCGATGGTGACGGGGAACTGCGCGCTGCTGGCGCTGGATGCGCTGGCGTCCGAGGTGGAGGACGCGGGGCCTGTTGAACAGGCGGAGAGGGTAAGTGCCGCTGCGGCCAGGACGGCCGTTGCCTTGCCGGCTGATTTGAACAGCGTGCGGCGGGTGGTGCCGGGTCCGGAGAAGAGGGGGGAAGTCACAGAACTCCTTAAGTGAATGAAGCGAACTTAAGTAAGGCTAACCTAGCCTCGGGGCCATTACGCAAGGTTTCTGTAACTTATTCCCCATCGTGACGAAGCACACACCCCGCCGACGCTCTCTCACTTAATGCAGGAAAAACCCAAACCCTCTATCACCGGGTGATGGAGGGTCTGGGGAAAAGGCACATTAAGTGAGAGAGGGTTCCGTCAGCGCAGGACGATATCCACCGGGTTCGCTTCGGAGCGCCAGGCGCCTTCTTCGCCCGGCCGGGGCTTGATGACAGGCGCGGTGAGCACGCCGGAGCGGTTTGTCCGCTTGTCGCGGAGGATTTCGGTGACGGAACCGAGGTGCCGGGAGAGGTCGATGACGTTCTCCGGGGCAGCCAGCAGCAGCTGGAAGCCGAATTCGTGCAGCGCCTTGATCCCGGCGCCCGCAAACTCCTCTGACGCCAGAACGAAAGCCTCATCCATCATCACGGTGCCGTACGTGGTGAACCCCTGCTCGGCGATGCCCAGCTGGTAGCTCAGGGCCGCGGCCATGATGAAGGCCGTGAAACGCTGCCGTTCACCGCCGGACATGGATCCGGTGTCCGCGTGCATAAAGACCTCGGTTTTCCCGCGCGCCTCGCGGTGTTCCTTGCACTGGATGAACAGGTGGCCGCGCACATCCAGCACCTCGGCCCGCCACCGCCTGTCCTCCGGCGCCTGTGAGCCCAGCCGCTTCACCAGGGTTTCCAGGGACTTATAGCGGGCCGTGAGCTCGGCGTCGTCGTCCCTTTCCTGGCCGGCCCCCTCCGCCTTGGAGGCGTCCGGGCGGACGGGCCGGGCGTGCCGCGCCTTGAGGGCGTTATGGATGGCGTCCTTGAACTGTTTGGCAGTGGGCGGCAGCGTTTGCTTGATGTCGAGCTCCAGGAAGCTGCCCTCGTGGAAGTTGACCTGCGACAGGATGCCGTTCAGCGGAAGGATGCGGCTGGTGATGGAGCGGCGTTCCTCGTCGAGCAGGTGCAGGAGGGTGCTGAAGGATTCGTGCGTGCGCTGGTTGAAGAACTGCCGGAATTCCGCCTCCTGGGCGGGCAGCCCGTCGCTCACGATCGCATGGTAGCGGGTCTCGAACTCGCCCGCGGCGCCGATGGTGGTGCCATGGTCCGCGGAGATGGCGCTCCCCCACTCCCGGACGAACCCCTCGAAAATCCTCGTCAGCCGCTCCGCCGTGGACTGCCCGCGCGACTCCGCTGCGTGCAGTTCACCCAGCAGTCCGGTCCGCACCCGGTTGGCCAGGTTGTCCAGCTCGTGCATCTCCGTCACGTCGCCGAAGTCGGCAAAGTACGGTTCCAGCGCGCTGACCGTAGCGTCCGACGGCGGAGCCTGGGCCAGGCGCTTGCGTGCGGCTTCCAGCAGCGAATCCGCCGCGGTCAGCTGCCGGTCCAGCGACTTGTATTCGCTTTGCAGGACGGCGGCGGCCTCGGTGCTGGACTGGTGCTTCTGCCGCGCTCCTTCGATGGCCGCGCGGAGGGGCTCCAGGTCCGCCTGGGCGGCCAGCGCATCCTTGAGTCGCTGTTCGATCCGGGCCAGCTCCTCGGCAGCAACCTCCGCCGAAACCTGTTCCCACGAACGGTGGTCCTCCGCGACCCGGCGCAGGGCCTCGAGCTGCCGGCTCATGCCCTGGTGCGAATCCTCCCGGCTTTGCGCGAGCTCCGCCGCCTTGGCAACCTCCTGCCGCAGGTCCTCCACCTGGCCGGCCACGAGTTCCAGCTTGGCGGCGTTATCGAACCCGAGGACGTAGTCCTGCCGGCTGGTAAAGCGGTCGTCCTTTTCCACCGTGTGGCGGTTGCGCTTCACCACGCCGCCCAGGCTGAGGCCGCGGTCCAGCCCGGCGAGCTCGTCCGGATCCTCAACGCAAGGGTAGGCAAAATCAAGCGCGATCCGCTCACGGATCCAGGATCCCGCTTCGGCGGCGACGCCCGTGGTGAGGATGTCCAGCTTGGTGAGCAGGTCGCCGTCGTGCACGTCCTCCAGCGCCAGCGCACCACCGGATAGCGGCTTGGACACGTCAACCGCCCGCAGCGCTCCGCGCACGTTGTGGCCGTTGAGGTAGCGGGTCACGGCAGCGAAGTGGGCACCGGGCACCAGGAGCGTGGTGGCGAGGTTGCGGAGCGCACGCTCGGCGGCTGGGCGCCATTTTTCCTCCCCCTCGGCAAGGTCCATCAGCTCGCCGGCGAACGGCATCCTGTCCTCGGGTATGCCGGTGGCGGCGGCGATCGCTGCGCGGTTTTCAATGCTCGAAGGCGGCAGCAGCGACTTGCGCGTCTTCAGCGAGACGAGCTCCTGCTCGGCCGCGGCCAGCTCCCGCTTCTTCGTGGCGTGCGCGTCGAACGCTTCGAAGCGCAGCTCCTGCAGGGCCTGGGAGTCGTCCTTGAGCTCTGCCGACCTCGCGGCCGCTTGCTCGTGCGCCTGTTCCCAACCACCGGAGGACCACTCCAGCTGCAGGCCGGCATCGGTCAATGCCTGG
The Arthrobacter sp. PGP41 genome window above contains:
- a CDS encoding iron-siderophore ABC transporter substrate-binding protein; translation: MTSPLFSGPGTTRRTLFKSAGKATAVLAAAALTLSACSTGPASSTSDASASSASSAQFPVTIEHVYGKTTIEKQPTRVATVSWVNDDVAIALGVVPVGVPKNEWGGNEQGSTPWKDAALEDLGAGFGSDKAPVQYSEADGINFTEIAKLTPDVILAAYSGLTEEDYKKLSEIAPVVAHPEIAYGTSWQDSTSIIGKALGKDAEATRLISDTEAAIKDKVAEYPQLAGKSFIYGNLEPAKGDGVNVYTAMDNRPRFLNEIGMKLAPIVEEKSKGSKEFFLPWSTEKANELESDIFVTWVPDAATADSIKSDPLLSQIPAIKNGALVADSDNTLTLSISASSPLSLPWSLDTFLPQLATAADAVK
- a CDS encoding ATP-binding protein, whose protein sequence is MSIASMLPMGELTNPGQMRLALVQVVNWGTFHGAHTMHVDRNGTLLTGNSGVGKSTLFDAMLRVFDARPRSNEAAAQRSGGAVEDKRTTFTYMRGKVGDKAVGEGSASAFQRPGATWSAVALTFDNAAGTRVTVSALFDLPKNGTESSVGRFYLVDHQPLDLETLEGIADKRFTKAALEAIFPEAQVFDVHKAFAERFRRLLGINSDQALPLLRVIQAGKGLGGSVNTFFRDQVLDAPATLAAADDVVEEFSNLMSIRQRLEDVRQQRDQLAPVPGLNKEYAQALLDANRLRDLAGEEFEAYKQQLAVSVHEKTLLRFKELAQAKAKELGAERAVRDGLAKELRQLEADYNNQGGNAISAIEQSLENARVGLKLREQVEEAARQALTDAGLQLEWSSGGWEQAHEQAAARSAELKDDSQALQELRFEAFDAHATKKRELAAAEQELVSLKTRKSLLPPSSIENRAAIAAATGIPEDRMPFAGELMDLAEGEEKWRPAAERALRNLATTLLVPGAHFAAVTRYLNGHNVRGALRAVDVSKPLSGGALALEDVHDGDLLTKLDILTTGVAAEAGSWIRERIALDFAYPCVEDPDELAGLDRGLSLGGVVKRNRHTVEKDDRFTSRQDYVLGFDNAAKLELVAGQVEDLRQEVAKAAELAQSREDSHQGMSRQLEALRRVAEDHRSWEQVSAEVAAEELARIEQRLKDALAAQADLEPLRAAIEGARQKHQSSTEAAAVLQSEYKSLDRQLTAADSLLEAARKRLAQAPPSDATVSALEPYFADFGDVTEMHELDNLANRVRTGLLGELHAAESRGQSTAERLTRIFEGFVREWGSAISADHGTTIGAAGEFETRYHAIVSDGLPAQEAEFRQFFNQRTHESFSTLLHLLDEERRSITSRILPLNGILSQVNFHEGSFLELDIKQTLPPTAKQFKDAIHNALKARHARPVRPDASKAEGAGQERDDDAELTARYKSLETLVKRLGSQAPEDRRWRAEVLDVRGHLFIQCKEHREARGKTEVFMHADTGSMSGGERQRFTAFIMAAALSYQLGIAEQGFTTYGTVMMDEAFVLASEEFAGAGIKALHEFGFQLLLAAPENVIDLSRHLGSVTEILRDKRTNRSGVLTAPVIKPRPGEEGAWRSEANPVDIVLR